TGTTGAAATAGGTGGTGCATATGGATATATCAACACTAGTGGTGAAGTAATTATAGAGTATAAGAGTTTTTTTCCTTCGTAATATTGTTAAATTATTATTTGGTTTGAATTATAAAAAGGAAAGATTGTTTTTTAAACTAGCATAAAACACAAAATTGAAGTAATTCAAAAGCAAACAAAGATATTTTCTTAAAAAATTGATAGTAGAATAAATTTGAAGAAATTTTACTCGTAAAAAGGCTGGTTAAATTAAAGGTAAGCGTATAAGTTATAAACAAAAAATTTAAAACTTTAGCGGCCAGCCAGTTAAATTTAACTTGGCTGGTTTTTCATTATCTAAGCTTTGTCTCGAAAAATGCGTTAAAAAGTGAGTTTATGCCTTGCTTTGTAAATTTCTCCATTATCTTTTCGAGCTGCGGTTTTTCTTGCCAGACGGGCTCATCTACGAGGCTCATTTTAGCTAGCTCATTTTGAGCGTCTATGTAGCTGCCAAGGCTATCTATTAGCCCCATTTTTAGGGCATTGTGCGCTAAAAATACCCTTGCATTTGCCCACTCGTCTTTTTTATTGATATCTAAATTTCTAGCCGCCGCCACGTCGCTTACAAAGAGCATGTAAGCGTCATTTACGAGCCCTTGCAAGCTCTCACGCTCCTGCTTGCTCCAGCTCCTCATAAAGGTGCCAGCCTCTTTAAACTCGCCAGCCTTTACTACCTGCTCGCTCACGCCTAAATTTTTGGCTAAATTTTCGATGTTTGCCCCTTGCATGATGACGCCGATAGAACCGATGAAAGCGCCTGGGTTTGCTACAATAGTATCGGCATTTACGCCAGCGTAGTAGCTACCACTTGCCATGTTGCCAGCGGCGTATGCGAGCACTTTTTTGCCCTCCTTTAGTCGCTTGACCGCCATGGCTAGCTCTACGCTGGGGCTTAGCGCGCCGCCTGGGCTGTCGATGTAGAGCAGCACACCTTTGATGTTGCTATCAGCTCTTGCTTTTTCGAGCTCGTCTAAAATTTCGCTAGTATCCACTATCGTGCCGGTGATGTCTATGCGGGCTAAATTTGGCTCTTTCATCTTGCTATCTGGCGCGAAAATAAAAAATAATATGAGTAAAAATATGAGCGCTTTAAAGTAGCTATTTATAAATTTAAAAATTCCCAAAATCCCTCTAAAAATAAGCCTTAAAATTTGCAAATTTTGCCTCCGATATATAGTTTTTTAGCCTCGTTTGTATGAAGTATGAGCTGAAGTATTAGCTCGCTATCATCGCACTCTAGGTCGTTATAGACGGCAAGATCAGCCGCACGCCCTACCTTTATCTCGCCGTTATTTGTCCTAAGCGCCTTTGCGCCCCCATGCGTTGCAGCGACAAAAAGCCTAGTGGCAAGCTCGTTTAGATCAAGACTAGCGTGGGTAAAAAGGGCGGCTCTTAGTTCATGCCAGAAATTTAGGCTGATATTTGAGCTAAGGCCGTCTGTACCGATATTTAGACTGACGTTATTTTTGAAAATTTCTTTTAAATTTAGCGCCTTTTTACCAAGCAGTCTGTTTGAAACAGCGCAGTGTGTCACGCTGTGGTGAGGCTTAAATTTAGCAAAATCGCTCACATAAACGCAGTGCGTAAAGAGCGTGTTTATCTCACGAAACATCGCAAAATAGCCCTGCGCGTCATACATCGGCCTTGGATCTTGGCTAAATCTTAAAAGATGCTTTTTAAAGCCACCGCTGCCGTGCTCTAGCCACTGCTTTTCAGCCTTGCTCTCTAAAAAGTGCGTGCTTACAAGAAGACCATCCTTTTTAGCTATCTCAAGGGCGGCTTTGGCGAGCTTTGGGTGCACAGAGTAGGGCGAGTGCAACGAGATAGCTGGGGTGAAATTTTGGCTTTTATAGCTCTTTGTTTTTTCAAATTTAGCTAAGAAATTTTGCAAATTTTGCTGAACCATCTGCTCATTTGAGCCTAAAATTTCACTAAAAAGCACGACTTTTAGCGGGCTAGCGGCTAAAATTTCAAGCTCCAAGCCAAAACTAGATATCTCACCAATGGTACAAACTCCGCTTTTTAACAGCGAATTTATGGCTTCATTCATCGCTTTTTTAGCGTCCATTTTAGCTAGCTCGCCGCCTTTATCGACGATAGAGCCAAGCCATTTTATAAAGTCGCCATATTTTAGAGTGCTAACGTTTGAGCTAAACTCCAAATGAACGTGCGTATTTACGAACGCTGGGGCGATCACGCTATCACCAAAGTCGCAAATTTTCGCATCTTTAAATTTCTTTTGCGCCTCTTTTTCGCTTGTAATTTCTAAAATTTTATCATCATCGATGACTAGACAAGAATTTCTTAAAATTTTTGGATTTTCTCCGCCAGTGATGATCTTTTTTGCTTTTAAAATTTCCATTTCTAGCCTTAAATTTTTGTTATTGTAGCGA
This genomic stretch from Campylobacter concisus harbors:
- the mqnF gene encoding aminofutalosine deaminase family hydrolase, translating into MEILKAKKIITGGENPKILRNSCLVIDDDKILEITSEKEAQKKFKDAKICDFGDSVIAPAFVNTHVHLEFSSNVSTLKYGDFIKWLGSIVDKGGELAKMDAKKAMNEAINSLLKSGVCTIGEISSFGLELEILAASPLKVVLFSEILGSNEQMVQQNLQNFLAKFEKTKSYKSQNFTPAISLHSPYSVHPKLAKAALEIAKKDGLLVSTHFLESKAEKQWLEHGSGGFKKHLLRFSQDPRPMYDAQGYFAMFREINTLFTHCVYVSDFAKFKPHHSVTHCAVSNRLLGKKALNLKEIFKNNVSLNIGTDGLSSNISLNFWHELRAALFTHASLDLNELATRLFVAATHGGAKALRTNNGEIKVGRAADLAVYNDLECDDSELILQLILHTNEAKKLYIGGKICKF
- the sppA gene encoding signal peptide peptidase SppA — its product is MQILRLIFRGILGIFKFINSYFKALIFLLILFFIFAPDSKMKEPNLARIDITGTIVDTSEILDELEKARADSNIKGVLLYIDSPGGALSPSVELAMAVKRLKEGKKVLAYAAGNMASGSYYAGVNADTIVANPGAFIGSIGVIMQGANIENLAKNLGVSEQVVKAGEFKEAGTFMRSWSKQERESLQGLVNDAYMLFVSDVAAARNLDINKKDEWANARVFLAHNALKMGLIDSLGSYIDAQNELAKMSLVDEPVWQEKPQLEKIMEKFTKQGINSLFNAFFETKLR